In Geotalea uraniireducens, one genomic interval encodes:
- a CDS encoding DUF2238 domain-containing protein → MISATLEYLRPQAGRETLTFTMPYRRFLEMEATVAGSFLEEEPWLAAGRLTVRHRRSETMSQPRNRREPRFLVLATVTCLAVSAIRPHDYPTWLMEIAPILIIAPLLVASYRRLPLTTLLYRLLFVHALILMVGGHYTYAEVPLGNWLKELFGFARNHYDRIGHFAQGFVPAILTREILLRRSPLLPGKWLFLLTTSVCLAFSACYEFIEWWSALLGGSAADAFLGTQGDVWDTQWDMFFCLIGALTAQLLLARIHDRALRETDAAVAGKWPVAPEG, encoded by the coding sequence ATGATTTCCGCGACCCTCGAGTACCTCCGACCCCAGGCGGGCCGGGAGACGCTCACCTTCACCATGCCGTACCGGCGGTTCCTGGAGATGGAGGCGACCGTGGCGGGGAGCTTCCTCGAAGAGGAACCGTGGCTGGCCGCTGGTCGGCTGACGGTCAGGCACAGGAGATCCGAGACGATGTCCCAACCGCGCAACCGCCGCGAACCGCGCTTCCTTGTGCTGGCCACCGTGACCTGCCTGGCGGTCTCCGCCATCCGGCCGCACGATTACCCGACCTGGCTGATGGAGATCGCCCCGATCCTGATCATCGCGCCGCTCTTGGTCGCCAGCTACCGGCGCCTGCCGCTGACCACGCTCTTGTACCGGCTGCTGTTCGTCCATGCGCTGATTCTGATGGTCGGCGGCCACTATACCTATGCCGAGGTGCCGCTCGGCAACTGGCTGAAAGAGCTGTTCGGCTTCGCCCGCAATCACTACGACCGGATCGGCCACTTCGCCCAGGGGTTCGTTCCGGCGATCCTGACCCGCGAAATCCTGCTCCGCCGTTCGCCGTTGCTGCCGGGAAAATGGCTGTTCCTGCTGACGACCTCGGTCTGTCTCGCCTTCAGCGCCTGCTATGAGTTCATCGAGTGGTGGAGTGCCCTGCTCGGCGGGTCGGCTGCCGATGCCTTCCTCGGCACCCAGGGGGATGTCTGGGATACCCAGTGGGACATGTTTTTCTGTCTGATCGGCGCGCTGACCGCCCAGCTCCTGCTGGCCCGGATTCACGACCGGGCGTTGCGCGAGACCGACGCGGCGGTAGCCGGTAAGTGGCCGGTGGCGCCCGAAGGGTAG
- a CDS encoding MFS transporter, protein MGHNAAMTSLRRNIPLLYAFSFLQMTLFPMAIITLFWKDRIGLSLAQILLLQSIFAVAMVVMEYPSGYISDRLGYRTALTLAAVLGVAGWGVYTVASSFRDVLIAETLLGISTSFISGTDSALLYESLKGTADEAAYGRFEGRSTFFGQTGEAAGALFAGVLYARYPLLPFLLQVAVWLLALLLTRGMSEPPRERHCQVNHLHEALASARYVFVDNRRLRVTVLLSIALGLASFYPVWLIQPYMRQAGVPLASFGPIWAGANLTVALCAVSSHRLREQFGDRGMIVFLIVLVWGGFLGLGLAVGVWGFLFYYLLTAMRGLRGPFLLHVAQAEIPSANRAGMLSLQSLCFRLLFAVTGPFIGRYADAHGVGNSFRLLFVAYLLLLPPLVWLFLRQRQKSAVSH, encoded by the coding sequence ATGGGCCATAATGCCGCCATGACCTCGCTCCGGCGCAATATCCCCCTGCTCTACGCCTTCTCCTTCCTGCAGATGACCCTCTTCCCGATGGCGATCATCACCCTCTTCTGGAAGGACCGGATCGGCCTCTCGCTGGCGCAGATCCTCCTTTTGCAAAGCATCTTTGCCGTAGCGATGGTCGTAATGGAATACCCCTCCGGCTACATCAGCGACCGGCTCGGCTACCGCACCGCCCTGACCCTGGCGGCGGTCCTCGGCGTTGCCGGCTGGGGGGTCTACACCGTCGCCTCCTCGTTCCGCGACGTGCTGATCGCCGAAACCCTGCTCGGCATCTCCACCTCGTTCATCAGCGGCACCGACAGCGCCCTGCTCTATGAATCGCTCAAGGGAACGGCGGACGAGGCGGCCTACGGCCGCTTCGAGGGGCGCTCCACCTTTTTCGGCCAGACCGGCGAGGCCGCCGGGGCGCTCTTCGCCGGGGTCCTCTACGCCCGCTACCCGCTCCTCCCCTTCCTGCTCCAGGTGGCGGTCTGGCTCCTGGCGCTCCTCCTCACCCGCGGCATGAGCGAACCGCCCCGCGAGCGGCACTGCCAGGTCAACCATCTGCACGAGGCCCTTGCCTCGGCGCGCTATGTCTTCGTCGACAACCGGCGCCTGCGGGTAACGGTCCTCCTCAGCATCGCCCTCGGCCTCGCCTCCTTCTACCCGGTCTGGCTGATCCAGCCCTACATGCGGCAGGCCGGCGTCCCCCTCGCCTCCTTCGGCCCGATCTGGGCCGGCGCCAACCTCACCGTCGCCCTCTGCGCCGTCAGCAGCCACCGGCTGCGCGAGCAGTTCGGCGACCGCGGTATGATCGTCTTCCTGATAGTGCTGGTCTGGGGCGGCTTTCTCGGGCTTGGGCTGGCGGTGGGGGTGTGGGGCTTTCTCTTCTATTACCTGCTGACGGCAATGCGGGGGTTGCGGGGACCGTTCCTGCTGCACGTCGCCCAAGCCGAAATCCCCTCCGCCAACCGGGCAGGGATGCTCTCGCTCCAGTCCCTCTGCTTCCGGCTGCTCTTCGCCGTCACCGGCCCGTTCATCGGCCGCTAT
- a CDS encoding HAD family hydrolase, translating into MFDGIFWDNDGVLMETEHLYYQANAAALAQAGVTLTLDDFRRISLRQGESVLDLAAGRGEEATTALRRVRDELYYRLLGEEARPLAGVAETLARLHGRLPMAIVTSCRRENFLQMHRASGLLGYFDFILTREDYGASKPDPEPYRTACVRAGLDPGRCLAIEDSERGVISAARAGLAVAAIPGEMNRGGDFGAARWLLTGIDELPALLGLD; encoded by the coding sequence ATGTTCGACGGGATTTTCTGGGACAACGACGGGGTGCTGATGGAGACCGAGCACCTTTACTATCAGGCCAATGCGGCGGCGCTGGCGCAGGCGGGGGTGACGCTCACCCTCGACGACTTCCGCCGTATCTCGCTGCGCCAGGGGGAGAGCGTCCTCGATCTGGCCGCCGGCAGGGGGGAGGAGGCGACGACGGCGCTCCGCCGGGTGCGGGACGAGCTCTATTACCGGCTGTTGGGCGAAGAGGCGCGGCCGCTGGCGGGGGTGGCGGAAACCCTGGCGCGGCTCCACGGCCGGCTGCCGATGGCGATCGTCACCAGCTGCCGCCGGGAGAATTTCCTGCAGATGCACCGGGCGAGCGGGCTGCTCGGCTATTTCGATTTCATCCTCACCCGCGAGGATTACGGCGCCTCCAAGCCCGATCCGGAGCCGTACCGGACCGCCTGCGTCCGGGCCGGGCTCGACCCCGGCCGCTGCCTGGCCATCGAGGATTCGGAGCGGGGGGTGATCTCCGCCGCCCGGGCCGGACTGGCCGTCGCCGCGATCCCCGGCGAGATGAACCGGGGGGGCGATTTCGGCGCCGCCCGCTGGCTGCTGACGGGGATCGACGAGCTGCCGGCGCTGCTCGGCCTCGACTAG